From the genome of bacterium:
GCCGCCCGCCCGGCAAACGCCCAGACCGCCAGAAGCGCCACCCCGAACCTCAGCGCGAGAAAAGAGAACATCTCGGCGCTTCTGAGCGACTCCTTTACCAGTGAAAACGTCGCACCCCAGAAGAGCGCAGCCAAAAGAAGCGCGGCGACCGGCATGGCGCGTTCGCGGGAGAATCGGATGATCACAGTTCCTCTTTCGATAAAACCGCGCGGGGGCGGGCCCTAGAGGGGAGGCGCTGCCTGATACAGGGCCCGATCGACCGCCAAGGCGCCTTGCTGGACCAGCGTGGAGCAAATCTCGATTTCATCCTCGCGGAGCTCGTGGGGGCCGTCGAAATAAAGCGCCAAAATCCCGAGCAGCCGCTTATCGACCTGCATGGGAAAAACCACAACGGCGCCGACATTTTCTTCCTCCAAGACCGCGGGGGCCTGGGCCCACTCTCTCACCGCGGGAACTTCCACCATTTCGCCTTCGCGGACCGCGATCTTCTCCGGCATCTCCTCCGGCCCCATGGCGATGGCCGCCCGGTAGCCATCTCCCAGTCCCGCGGCATACACCTCGAACATCTGCTGCATTCCCTCATCATAAAGGGCCGCATAAGCGCGCCGCGCCCCCACCACCCCCATCGCCTGCGAGGCGATGAGAGAGATCACATCCCGGAAATGTGCGCCCTTGGCCACCGTATCGCTCACCCGCGAGAGAAGCTCGAGAAACTGCCCGCCGCCCGCCGCGGGGGGCGGCCCGGCCTGCGAGATCGAAATCAGCCGGTCGGCGGCCCAATCGTCGCTCTCCTCCTTGCGGCGGCGCTGAAAGACCGCGAAGAGACCGACAAGCAGCACCCACGCCACGACCGCGCCCGCGGCCAGGATACGCCCCTCGCCGCCGCCGGCCGGCGCCAGGGCGCCGCGCCGGTTGGTGACCAGAACCAGGCGCAGCTGGCGGGTCCCGCCCGGAACGCCCAGCTGGATCATCGAGCGTTCGTCCTCATAAACCGTGTTGAAAGCAGCCGGATCGCAGCAAACGCTGACCTCCAGGGTCGTGGAAAGTTTCGCATTGAAATTTTTCCCGATCGCCTCACTGGCGAACGAAGGGCCGCGCTGGGCGAAAAGAACCATTTGCTCCGGCTCGGAGAGGAGGAAAACGCTTTCGCTGGCAGAGAGTTCATCCGCCCAAACCCGGAACAGGGATTTCGCCTGCAGAATCACGCCCCAATAGCCGCCCGTCGCCGCCGAGGGAGCCGACAAAAAGAGAACGGGGACTCCGGAAAGTTCCTCCGCCTCGATGTGATACTTCGGCCCCTTGCCCTTCGCACCCTGAAGCGCGGCAACCGAACGGGCCCATATGCGCCGCTCCTTGAAGTCCGCGCGCGGAACCCCGCCCTGCCGCTTGGAGGAAATGATTTTCCCGCTCTGGTCGAGCACCACAGCCGCGGAGGGCCCCTCTTCTCCACTTTCGAGCAGGTGGGAAAGCGCCCGGGCGGCGACCCCCGGGCTGGGAGGACTCGAGGATACGAGAAATTCCGCCGCTTCCATCCGCCCCCGCAGCGAGGAGAACTTCTGCTCGAGACGGCTCTTGAAGGTGTGTGACAGCCGCAAATCCTTTTCGTCCAGCACCAGACGGCGGGAGGCGAGACCCGCGTTTCGGACTACATAAAATCCGGCACCCACCACAAGGGCGGCGACAATGGAAAACACGAGGAGCGGGCGATAGGAAACTTTGGGATCGGGGCTGGCGGTCACTGTGAAAAGGTTCCCCTGTCGGACGCAATCGGCGCGGTCGTGCCCCCTTGAAAATCTACCGTTTTGGCGAGGTAAAGAGCAACACGGGAAAACGGCCCAAGCCGTGCGCCCGGGAAGCGTCGCTGGCTATCCGGAGGAAGGGCCTGCCCCGTTCGAGGCGCCTCCCAGGACTTTCTCGGAAAAATGACACGCCGCAAAGTGGCCGGGGGCGACTTCCCGCATGAGTGGTTCCTCGGCAACACATTTATCTTCCTTGTAGGGGCAGCGGGTGTGGAACCGGCAGCCCGAGGGCGGATTGACCGGGCTGGGCACGTCCCCGCGGAGAATGATCCGATCTTTTTTCTTGACCCGCGGATCCGGCACCGGAACAGCGGAAAGCAGGGCATAGGTGTAGGGATGCCGGGGGGACATCACCACTTCATCGGCAGAGGCGAGCTCGACGATTTTCCCCAGATACATGACGGCGATCCGATCGCTGATGTGCTGGATCACGGACAGGTCGTGGGCCACGATGACATAAGCGATGCCGAACTCTTCCTGCAAATCCTCGAGGAGGTTGATGACCTGGGCCTGGATGGAAACATCAAGGGCGCTGACCGGCTCATCGCCAATGATCAGCTTGGGGTTGAGGGCCAGGGCGCGGGCGATGCCGATGCGCTGGCGCTGGCCGCCGGAAAATTCGTGGGGGTAGCGCCGCATGTGCTCGGGACGCAGCCCCACGCGGTTGAGAATCGCGGCGACCCGGTCCTCGCGCTCTCTTCCCTTGGCGATCTTGTGAATGGTCAGCGGCTCGCCGACGATGCTCCCCACCGTCATCCGAGGATTCAGGGAGGCGTAGGGATCCTGGAAAATAATCTGCATCTCGCGGCGGAGCTTTCGCATGGATTCGCGATCAAGGTGGGTGATCTCCTGCCCTTCGAACCAGATCTCCCCCGAGGTCGGCTCAATGAGACGGAGGATTGCGCGGCCGGCCGTGGATTTTCCGCATCCGCTCTCCCCCACCAGCCCCAGCGTCTCGCTCGGCGCCAGATCAAAACTCACCCCGTCCACCGCCCGAACATAGTTGCGCACCTGGGAAAAAACACCCCCCCGAACCGGGAAATACTTGACCAGATTTTTCACTTCCAAGAGCTTCTCGACCATGAACGGCTCCTTTTCCCTAGCCAGGAGGCAAATGAATGCGTTGACCCAAGATACCGTAAAATGCGGGATAGATGTTTGGTTTCTTACCAGATGGGTTCGATTTCGGGCAAGTCCATCCACGACCTTGGGGCCCGGCCCCCCTCCGGATCGGGGAAAAATTTGCTCTCCGCCGGGAGGAAGATGAGCTTTTTTCCCCTTTCCGCAGGCGGGCCGCATACCAAGAAATATTTATAACATATTGAAAAGTAAAAGATTTTTACGATTTCCCCGATTGGCACACGAATTGCTTCCTACATGGGCAAGGGGCGAATCTGCCCCACCTGAGGCGGTCTTTGCAGACGGGCGAGGGCACGGGTAAACTGGCGTGAAGCTCTCGTAAAGGCCCGCAAAGAGCTGGAGGACTGGAGATGGTGAACATTCATTCCATTCAGCCGGGCGGTGGACCCGGAGGGGTGGATCCGAGCCAGGGCGGCAAAAAGAGCCGTCCCGAGAAAGGGGCGAACAGCCCTGCTTTTGCGGATTTTCTCGATGCCGCCAAGAGTGGCTCCCAGAAAGGCGGCGCGGACGCGCCCCAGAAAGCGGGCGGACCGGCGACGCCCCCTGCGGCCTATCTTGGCCGCGTGACCTCGGCGATTGCCACGGGCAAGCAAAAAGTCATCGGCATCGGCGAGGAATTCTTCAAACTGGTCGAATCCTTCCGCCGGGAGCTGGGAAATCCCGAAGCCTCGCTGAAGGACATCGCCCCGCTTCTCCACAACATGGAACTCTACCGCGACAAGATGCTCGATGAGGTCAAGGAGATGCCTGAGGGCAACCCCGGCCGGAAGCTCATTGAGGAGATGGCCGCGCTGGTCTCGACCGAATCCGCCAAATTCAACCGCGGTGATTTCGTCTAAACCCCGAGGTCCCATCCGCCTCCCCCCGTGCGCCGGGGGGAGGTTTTTTTTGTACCTCTCGCCGTTGGAATTGTGCCGAAATTCTGTTAATTTCTCATGTTCGGCTTGAGGTGCTCCCTTCTGGCTGTCCGCCCCAGGGCCCGGAGCCGCCACAAGTTGCAATGATAACGAATTGAAAACAAACAATTTTTTTTCTGGAGACCGGAATGGCTGAAGAAGAGAAGACCGAAGAAACCCCGGAACAGACCCCGGCGGAGGCCCCGGCCGAAGCCGCCGCCACGGAAAGCGCGCCTGAGGCGGAGGCCAGCGCCCCTGCGGAAGAAGCCCCCGCCGCCGAGGCCCCTGCGGAGGACGTGGGTCCCAAGCTGACGGCACGCGAAATCGATAAGATGAACGTCCCCAAGCTCAAGGAAGCCGCCCTTCAGTACGGGGGCCGCATCTCGGGCGTTCACGGCATGGACAAGAACCAGCTCATTCACGCGCTCAAGGAGATCAACGGCATTCCGCTCCAGGAACCCAAGCGCGAATCGAACATCGATCGCAGCGCCGTGAAAAAGAAGATTCGAGGGCACCGCGCGGCGCGCGATCAGGCGCTCCAGGAAAAGAACAAGGTCGGCCTCAAGCGCGCCCGCCGGAAGATGAAGTCGCTCCGCCGCAAACTCGTCCGCAGCGCCTAAGACCCGCCAAGACTCCTGAATGGCTGGCTTCCCGCTGGAAAGGAAAAACATATCCGCATGAACGGTGAACCGTCTCCTCTGCCTGTTTACCTCGCCGTGAAGGAAGCGTTTTTCGGCGAGCGCATTCTCCACGACATTCCGCGCTTCGACCGGCTCCAGCTGGCGACTCTTCAGATCAACGTCGGCAAGCTCTGCAATCAGTTTTGTGCACACTGCCACGTCGGGGCGGGCCCCCATCGCAAAGAGGTCATGACGCAAGAGACCGCCGAGCGGATCATCGCCTGGCTCGCCGCCTCCGAGATCCCCGCCGTCGACATCACGGGCGGCGCCCCCGAGCTGGCGCCTC
Proteins encoded in this window:
- a CDS encoding EamA/RhaT family transporter, which translates into the protein MIIRFSRERAMPVAALLLAALFWGATFSLVKESLRSAEMFSFLALRFGVALLAVWAFAGRAA
- a CDS encoding GAF domain-containing protein; the encoded protein is MTASPDPKVSYRPLLVFSIVAALVVGAGFYVVRNAGLASRRLVLDEKDLRLSHTFKSRLEQKFSSLRGRMEAAEFLVSSSPPSPGVAARALSHLLESGEEGPSAAVVLDQSGKIISSKRQGGVPRADFKERRIWARSVAALQGAKGKGPKYHIEAEELSGVPVLFLSAPSAATGGYWGVILQAKSLFRVWADELSASESVFLLSEPEQMVLFAQRGPSFASEAIGKNFNAKLSTTLEVSVCCDPAAFNTVYEDERSMIQLGVPGGTRQLRLVLVTNRRGALAPAGGGEGRILAAGAVVAWVLLVGLFAVFQRRRKEESDDWAADRLISISQAGPPPAAGGGQFLELLSRVSDTVAKGAHFRDVISLIASQAMGVVGARRAYAALYDEGMQQMFEVYAAGLGDGYRAAIAMGPEEMPEKIAVREGEMVEVPAVREWAQAPAVLEEENVGAVVVFPMQVDKRLLGILALYFDGPHELREDEIEICSTLVQQGALAVDRALYQAAPPL
- a CDS encoding dipeptide ABC transporter ATP-binding protein; translated protein: MVEKLLEVKNLVKYFPVRGGVFSQVRNYVRAVDGVSFDLAPSETLGLVGESGCGKSTAGRAILRLIEPTSGEIWFEGQEITHLDRESMRKLRREMQIIFQDPYASLNPRMTVGSIVGEPLTIHKIAKGREREDRVAAILNRVGLRPEHMRRYPHEFSGGQRQRIGIARALALNPKLIIGDEPVSALDVSIQAQVINLLEDLQEEFGIAYVIVAHDLSVIQHISDRIAVMYLGKIVELASADEVVMSPRHPYTYALLSAVPVPDPRVKKKDRIILRGDVPSPVNPPSGCRFHTRCPYKEDKCVAEEPLMREVAPGHFAACHFSEKVLGGASNGAGPSSG
- a CDS encoding radical SAM protein, which codes for MNGEPSPLPVYLAVKEAFFGERILHDIPRFDRLQLATLQINVGKLCNQFCAHCHVGAGPHRKEVMTQETAERIIAWLAASEIPAVDITGGAPELAPPFRYLVEETRRLGRHVMVRCNLTVIFEPGMEWLVDFYREQEVELICSLPCYLEENVDSQRGEGVYEKSVAALRRLNETGFG